The proteins below are encoded in one region of Paenibacillus sp. YYML68:
- the glnA gene encoding type I glutamate--ammonia ligase, giving the protein MSVQNVLNLIQEKGIEWVDFRFVDLNGRAHHISLPAVEVEEATFENGVAFDGSSIVGFRGIEESDMVMLPDTESVYVDPFTAHPTLIVMCSIHTPDGARYERDPRGIAQKAEEYLQKAGVGTAAFFAPESEFFIFDEVRFESKQNSSTYFVDSEEAHWNSNRKEEGGNLGFKVGHKGGYVPVAPTDTQQDIRSEMCRLLMEAGLRIERHHHEVATAGQGEINFRFDTLTKTADNLMKYKYIVQNTARQYGKVATFMPKPLFGDNGSGMHVHQSIFNGDEPLFYDKNGYANLSEMAIHYIGGILYHAPALIALTNPSTNSFKRLVPGYEAPVNLVFSKGNRSAAVRIPVAAVTPKGCRIEFRTPDSTANPYLAFAAMLLAGLDGIKKKIDPRELGYGPFDKNIYELSDAEKKEIRSVPGTLDEALNALEADYEFLTEGGVFTKDFIDNYVALKRDEAKAVSIRIHPHEFSLYFDL; this is encoded by the coding sequence ATGTCAGTTCAAAATGTATTGAACCTTATTCAAGAAAAAGGTATCGAGTGGGTAGATTTCCGTTTTGTTGATCTGAACGGCCGTGCACACCATATTTCTTTGCCAGCAGTAGAAGTAGAAGAAGCAACGTTCGAGAACGGCGTAGCATTCGACGGCTCTTCCATCGTAGGCTTCCGCGGAATCGAAGAGTCCGATATGGTTATGCTTCCAGATACAGAGTCCGTATACGTGGACCCTTTCACAGCGCATCCGACGCTGATCGTAATGTGTTCCATCCACACGCCGGACGGCGCTCGTTATGAGCGTGACCCGCGCGGTATTGCTCAGAAGGCTGAAGAGTACTTGCAGAAGGCAGGCGTTGGTACGGCAGCATTCTTCGCGCCTGAGTCCGAGTTTTTCATCTTCGACGAAGTTCGCTTCGAGAGCAAGCAAAACAGCTCCACTTACTTCGTAGATTCCGAAGAAGCTCACTGGAACTCGAACCGTAAGGAAGAGGGCGGCAACCTGGGCTTCAAGGTCGGCCACAAGGGCGGCTATGTGCCAGTAGCTCCAACGGATACACAGCAGGACATCCGTTCGGAAATGTGCCGTCTGCTGATGGAAGCTGGTCTTCGCATCGAGCGCCATCACCACGAAGTAGCGACTGCAGGTCAAGGCGAGATCAACTTCCGCTTCGACACGCTGACGAAGACAGCCGACAACCTGATGAAATACAAGTACATCGTTCAGAACACAGCTCGCCAGTACGGCAAGGTGGCTACATTCATGCCGAAGCCGCTGTTTGGTGACAACGGTAGCGGTATGCACGTTCACCAGTCCATCTTCAACGGCGACGAGCCTTTGTTCTATGACAAAAACGGCTACGCAAACCTGAGCGAAATGGCGATCCACTACATCGGTGGTATCCTGTACCATGCTCCAGCTCTGATCGCGTTGACGAACCCGAGCACGAACTCCTTCAAGCGTCTGGTTCCTGGCTACGAAGCACCAGTTAACCTGGTATTCTCCAAGGGTAACCGTTCCGCAGCAGTTCGTATTCCAGTTGCTGCTGTTACGCCGAAGGGCTGCCGTATCGAGTTCCGTACACCGGACAGCACAGCTAACCCTTACCTTGCATTCGCAGCGATGCTGCTTGCAGGTCTTGACGGTATCAAGAAGAAGATCGATCCTCGTGAGCTTGGCTACGGACCTTTCGACAAGAACATCTACGAGCTGTCCGATGCTGAGAAGAAGGAAATCCGCAGCGTACCTGGCACACTCGACGAAGCTCTCAACGCGCTTGAGGCTGACTATGAGTTCCTGACAGAGGGCGGCGTATTCACGAAGGACTTCATCGACAACTACGTTGCACTGAAGCGTGACGAGGCGAAAGCTGTATCGATCCGCATTCATCCGCACGAGTTCTCCCTGTACTTCGATCTGTAA
- the pelF gene encoding GT4 family glycosyltransferase PelF, with product MGQKLTVMLSTEGTYPFYQGGVSTWCDILVRKLSNIDYVLYSVITDPYVLPKFKIPKHALLKSMPLWGTEEPCEHLDIPFSQVYLAKKRTTPKVIQEQFIPLFTTLVEELIGLDRNPQELAQVMHALYRYFQEYEYKESFKSELTWDVYKRIVMSAPSLPAPDLYGMIQSLGWIFRFFNLLNNPVPKAHVSHSSAAAFCGIPCVLAKLEHGTPILLTEHGVYLREQYLSLAKRGLSSFLNTFLVRLISSIVTLNYAYADQVSPVCQYNTRWETRLGVEADKIKVIYNGVDDKIFLPSPSPGNAHPTVVTVARIDPNKDILTLIRSAMLVKQRIPNVKYVIHGSVAVPDYYEECVKLRDQLGLEATVIFAGHTQDMAGAYRSGDVVVLSSISEAFPYAVVEAMMTARPVVATNVGGISEALGDTGYIVTPRDAEALAEQTALLLQDAELRRTLGKAARARAMSFLTLDKVLEQHMKSYIQLSVQSDMAMRESAASVHVVDRQRIYVQQGYTLKSQGYYPEAVTQFRAAVQMLPGAASTPALLAEISECLSHMGRPDAARMELERMRMLAELYGFKIVS from the coding sequence ATGGGGCAGAAGCTGACCGTCATGCTGTCTACAGAAGGGACTTACCCGTTCTATCAAGGCGGCGTCAGTACCTGGTGCGACATACTTGTGAGGAAGCTCTCGAACATTGATTATGTGCTGTACAGTGTCATTACTGATCCTTACGTGTTGCCCAAGTTCAAGATTCCTAAGCATGCGCTGCTGAAGTCGATGCCGCTATGGGGAACTGAGGAGCCGTGCGAGCACCTGGACATTCCGTTCTCCCAAGTATACCTCGCCAAGAAACGAACAACGCCCAAGGTCATTCAAGAACAGTTCATTCCACTATTTACGACTCTCGTGGAGGAACTGATTGGACTCGACCGCAACCCCCAAGAGCTTGCTCAGGTGATGCATGCACTGTACCGTTACTTCCAGGAGTATGAGTACAAGGAGTCGTTCAAGTCTGAGTTGACCTGGGATGTATACAAGCGGATCGTGATGTCCGCCCCATCGCTTCCTGCACCAGACCTGTACGGCATGATCCAGAGCCTCGGGTGGATCTTCCGCTTTTTCAACCTATTGAACAATCCTGTTCCGAAGGCTCATGTCTCGCATTCCTCGGCTGCTGCGTTCTGCGGCATTCCATGCGTGCTTGCGAAGCTGGAGCACGGGACGCCGATATTGTTAACCGAGCACGGCGTCTATTTACGTGAGCAGTACTTGTCACTTGCGAAGCGGGGACTGTCCTCGTTCCTGAACACGTTCCTCGTTCGACTCATCTCGTCTATCGTCACCTTGAATTACGCCTATGCGGACCAAGTATCACCCGTTTGTCAGTACAACACACGTTGGGAGACTCGACTTGGGGTAGAAGCGGACAAGATCAAGGTCATCTACAATGGGGTGGATGATAAAATTTTCCTGCCTTCGCCAAGTCCCGGCAACGCTCATCCGACTGTTGTGACTGTTGCGCGGATCGATCCGAATAAGGACATTCTCACGCTGATCCGATCTGCCATGCTGGTGAAGCAGCGTATTCCGAATGTGAAATATGTCATCCACGGCAGCGTCGCAGTACCTGATTATTACGAGGAATGCGTGAAGCTCAGAGATCAGCTTGGTCTGGAGGCTACGGTGATCTTCGCAGGTCATACTCAAGATATGGCGGGCGCTTACCGGAGCGGGGACGTCGTCGTGCTGTCGAGTATTTCGGAGGCGTTCCCTTACGCCGTAGTTGAGGCAATGATGACGGCAAGACCTGTCGTCGCGACGAATGTCGGAGGGATCAGCGAGGCGCTCGGAGATACGGGCTACATCGTGACGCCTCGAGATGCGGAGGCGCTGGCTGAGCAGACAGCTCTCTTGCTGCAGGACGCGGAGCTGCGGCGTACGCTCGGCAAGGCGGCGAGAGCTCGGGCGATGAGCTTCCTGACCTTGGATAAAGTGCTGGAGCAGCATATGAAGAGCTACATCCAGCTATCGGTTCAATCGGACATGGCGATGCGCGAGAGCGCGGCTTCGGTGCATGTGGTGGACCGACAGCGAATCTATGTTCAGCAGGGCTACACGTTGAAAAGCCAAGGCTATTATCCCGAGGCCGTCACGCAGTTCCGGGCTGCGGTACAAATGCTGCCGGGAGCGGCATCAACACCTGCACTGCTAGCCGAAATTTCCGAGTGCTTGTCCCATATGGGACGGCCGGACGCAGCACGTATGGAGCTTGAGCGTATGCGAATGCTTGCTGAGCTGTATGGGTTCAAGATTGTATCGTAG